A stretch of DNA from Microcoleus sp. FACHB-831:
AATTCCGGGTTTTTCCTAATATTTGCAAAAACGAGATTCTCTCCTTCTATAATCGCTCTGCATACCGGGAGCGGAATATGATTTATGGCTAAATCCATGCACAGAATACGGATTTAAAGCAGAGGGCTTGATGAAGCTACAGGCTCTAAATTAATGAGTTTTGTAAACTGCGATCGCTCAAGTGGAACATGGTGTAGTATATTACTACAGCCGATAGTTAAAAACCATCAAAGGGGGAAAAGTATGTCGGATATTGTTGCCATTGAAACCACGATGACCATCAGCACACAATACGCCGCCCTTACAGAGTTTTTAAGTTAATCATTCCCATGCACCTGAATGAAATCCACAATTCCTCTGTGAGTTTGGCGGTAAGCCCAAAAACACATCGAGGAAACTTCAATGAATTTAGAGCTGTTAGGCTGGAATAGTTTTTTTGCAAAAAACTGTAACAGCCATTTGCAACAGGGATACACTGTTGGTCGAGTTGCTATTGAGCAGAAAAACGCTTACATCCTCTACACGGAACTTGGAGAACTGTCAGCAGAAGTAAGTGGAAAAATGCGCTACCAAGCGTCCGGGCGCAAAGATTTTCCAGCGGTAGGGGATTGGGTGGTAATTAGCGTCACCAACGGCGAACCAAGAGCAACAATTCACGATATTTTGCCCAGAAAGAGCAAATTTTCTCGCAAAGCAGCAGGCGCGCAGACGGAGGAGCAGATTGTTGCAACCAACATAGATACCGTATTTTTGGTATCGGGGTTGGATCTGGATTTCAACGTTAGAAGAATCGAACGCTATTTGATTTTGGTTTGGGAAAGTGGCGCTAATCCAGTCATCATCCTAAACAAAGCCGACTTGTGCGATCGCGTCGAACAACGAAAAGCCGAAGTAGAAGCGATCGCTCCCTGCGTGCCAATTATTGCCTTGAGCGCCATCGAAAATCAAGGAATTGATGCATTAACAGCCTATCTAGGCGCGGGACAAACTGTAGCATTGATAGGGTCTTCTGGGGTTGGGAAATCGACTATTACCAATCAATTAGTAGGCTCGCAAATTCAAGCAATTCAATCTGTACGCCTTGGCGATAATCGCGGTCGTCATACCACGACATATCGAGAGTTAATCGTGCTACCTTCTGGCGGTTTGCTGATGGATACTCCTGGTATGCGAGAGATCCAGATGTGGAATGGAAGTGAGGGTTTTCAAGAAACCTTTACTGATATCAATACACTGGCACAACAATGCCGCTTCCGCGATTGCAAACACTCCAACGAACCGGGGTGTGCAGTGCAAGAAGCTCTATTTGATGGCACTCTGGACGAGCAACGTTTCCGCAACTATCAAAAACTGCAAGCTGAACTTGCATACAACAACCGCAAACAAGATCAAAAGGCGTCTTTAGCTGAGAAGGAGAAGTGGAAAAAAATCCATAAAGCTATGAGAAACAACCCCAAACGTTAAAGGCGATCGCGCTTTTATAAAAACATCACTTGCAATGATGTTCGCCGGGAATAAACACAAGCGGGGAAAGTAAGTCCTTTCCCCGCTTTATCCACAAGTAAGGGCGCGAGAAATTGCCTCGCCAGAACTGCGCTAGAAAAAAATTCACATTGTCACCAAGCAGAGTATAAATGGTTTATCGTACCATTCGCCTTATACTATGCTTGCTGCAATTTTATTTGACTTAGACGGGACTCTGGTTAACACCGACCCCTTCCACTACAAAGCTTGGCAAGAAATTTTGAGAGAATATGGCATAGAAATTGACGAATTTTTCTACAAAACCCGCATTAGCGGACGACTCAACCCAGAAATCATCGAAGACATACTCCCCCAACTGTCATTAGAAGAAGGCGTACAGTTTGCTGAAGATAAAGAAGCCCGCTTCCGCAATTTGGCACCATTACTCAAACCCTTAGCGGGACTAGATGAGGTAATGTCTTGGACAAAGCAATGCGGTTTAAAACGAGCGCTGGTGACTAACGCGCCTCGTAAAAACGTACATTTTTTACTATCGGTTCTGGGTTTAACTGAAAGCTTTGACAGTGTAATTTTGGCGGAAGAAGCTATTGCTGGCAAGCCAGATCCAGCCCCCTACCAGTTAGCACTTAATGACTTAAATATTACGGCGGAGCAAGCTTTAGCTTTTGAAGACTCGCCCTCTGGTATTCGGTCATCGGTGGGAGCGGGAATTCGCACTATTGGCATTGCTTCTACTCACGATCCAAAGGCTTTGTATGCAGTGGGAGCAGAGAAAGTAGTCCCCGATTTTACTGCCGAATCTTTGTGGACTCTGCTAAAGAGATAAATTGAATAGAACCTAACAGCTTGCTCACCGCGCGATCTGCGCTTCGCGATCGCTAATTTAACTCCTCTTGAGCCAGCGCCACTGCACCCCATAACGGTGCTTCATCCCCCAATGCAGCAGGGACAATATCAAAGTTCACTTCAGGTAAAGCTGTCTCCCGTGCAACGCGGCGCACCACTTCCCAGAATTGCGCCCCCGCCTTAGTTACGCCACCCCCCAACACGAAGAGTTGGGGATTTATCAAGTTTGCTGCATTGCCAATACCAACTCCTAATGCCCAACCCGCACGTTGCAGTATTTCTAATGCAAGTTCGTCTCCTTGTGTCGCTGCCTGACTTATTAATTGTCCGGTTATAGCGTCCTCGTTATTATTAGCTAAACTCCGCAATATTTCTCCTCTCAATGGTTGCTTGTGCAATTCTTCCCGCGCCGCAGCAGCCATGTAGGGGCCAGAAGCCAGCCTCTCGACGCATCCGCGTTTTCCGCATAAACAGATCGGCCCGTTGGGGTCTACAACTACATGACCAATTTCTCCAGCCATTCCCCCTGCGCCGCGCCAAGGATGTCCGTTGAGAATCCAACCTCCACCAACCCCAGTGCTGACGGTAATGTAGAACAAACTTTCATAGCCAATACCTGCGCCAAAGCGATGTTCTCCTAAAGCTGCAACATTGGCATCGTTATCGACGCTGACGGGTACTTGAAATTCTGCCTCTAAGATTTCGCGCAGGGGGATATTTCCCCAACCAGGTACGTGATGGGACAATCGCACCTTCCCCAGTTTGGCATCAACAGGGCCGCCAAAGCTAATGCCAATAGCAGCAGGTTTCTCTCCTTGGAGGAGATCGTGAATGAGCGATCGCATGTTTGCCAAGTCAGCCTTCGCATCTGCATCGGCGGGTGATAACATCCGTTTGTGCGATCGCCACTCTCTCTCACCAAAATGTACAATTGCCGCAGCTAGCTTTGTGCCGCCAAAATCCAGAGCTAAAATCGAGCGAGGGGCTTCTTTGGGATTGTTTAGTGATTGAAACATAGTTAAAAATTCAACAGTCCCACGAAGGTATGAGACTACAGAATAATTTTAAGTATGTTTTAGGATTCCTATAGATCCAAGTTGGAGTAATTTTGGTGGGCATTGCCGAGCTACATTTAATTAAGGATTGGCGAGACTACCACTTTTTGTAGGACAAAAACTTTCCTGACATCACAAGTTTAACGCGATCGCCTTTCGGATCTTCCTCTTTCTCCACATCTAAAGTAAAATCAATCGCGCTCATAATACCATCGCCAAACTTTTCCTGGATGACTTCCTTAAGCGGCATCCCATAAACCTGCATAATCTCATAAAATCGATAAATCAGCGGATCTGTAGGCACAACTGGCCCCAATCCCTTCAGCGGACACTTTGTTATTTCTTGAACATAAATTTCGTCCAGCCCTAACGCATCAATTAGTAGCTTGGCCTCCTCTAGAGAAGCACTTGCTTGACGGTATAGCACTGCTGCAATCCAGACCTCATCTCGTCCTAATATCTTTTCCAAATCCGTAAAACTCAGGCCCATGTCTTGTTTTGCAGCTAAGAGCTTCTGAGTAATTTCTGGAATTTCCATCAAACACCCCCCTAAATAATTTGGCAGCGATCTTAACCGATATAACAGATACTTTGTCTGTCAGGGAAACAGTTAAACTATCTCCTTTAACCAACAATCTATCCGTTACATTTGTTACTAGACGCTGCCAACTTTTAACCTAATAAAGCTTTTTAGGTGGGCAGTGCCCACCCTACTCAGAACTCATTTAGCGGTCAACCGAACCCATGATGATATCGATACTGCCCAAAATCGGCATGATATCTGCGAGTTTTACACCCTTGAGGATATTAGGTAAGATTTGCAGATTGACGAAATCAGCAGCGCGAATCTTCCAACGCCAAGGGAACACATTGTCATCACCAATTAGATAAATTCCTAGCTCACCTTTACCGCTTTCAACGCGGACATAGTGTTCGCCTTTGGGAATCTTGAAAGTAGGGGCAATCTTCTTACCAATAAACTGGTAATCAAAGCCATTCCACTCAGATTTTGGCCCTTCTGCCATGCGCTTGGCTTCCAGGTTCTCAAACGGGCCGCCGGGAAGTCCTTTGATGGCTTGGCGAATAATCTTCACCGACTCGCGCATCTCGCGAATCCGCACCTGGTAACGGGCGAAACAATCACCAGCAGTTTCCCACTGCACTTGCCAGTCAAAGTCGTCGTAGCACTCGTAGTGGTCAACTTTCCTTAAATCCCACTGGACGCCAGAACCGCGTAACATAGGGCCAGAAAGTCCCCAGTTAATTGCTTCTTCGCGGGTGATAGTACCGACGCCTTCAACCCGACGGCGGAAGATGGGGTTGTCGGTAATTAAACGCTCGTACTCATCTACTTTGGGCAGGAAGTAGTCGCAGAAGTCTTCGCACTTAGTAACCCAGCCATAGGGCAAATCGGCTGCAACTCCCCCAATACGGAAGTAGTTGTTGTTTACCATGCGATAACCAGTGGCGGCTTCCCACAGGTCATAGATCATTTCCCGTTCGCGGAAAATGTAGAAGAAAGGAGTCTGAGCGCCAACGTCAGCCATGAATGGGCCAAGCCACAACAGGTGGTTGGCGATGCGGTTCAGCTCCAGCATGATGACGCGGATGTAGCTGGCGCGTTTGGGAACTGCGATATCAGCGAGTTTTTCTGGCGCGTTGACCGTGATAGCCTCGTTGAACATACCCTCAGCGTAGTCCCAACGGCTGACGTAGGGTACAAACATGATGTTGGTGCGGTTCTCGGCAATTTTTTCCATGCCGCGATGCAGGTAGCCGATTACTGGCTCGCAATCTACTACATCTTCCCCATCGAGGGTGACAATCAACCGAAGTACCCCGTGCATGGAGGGATGGTGCGGTCCCATGTTCAGCACCATCGGTTCGGTTCTAGTTTCGATTTGTGCCATTGTTCAGCAATTTCTCCTTGATGCTGGTTTGAGCCGCGAGGGTCGATTCTTATGGTCTGATGTTCTTTATCGCACTTGGACTTGTGCGCGAACATCTCAACTCAACAGGCCTTGCCTAGTTGGGGGCGCGGTCTACTTAATGCTTAATTTTATTGAGTTTCTTTAATTATATGGAGTGACGGGCTGGAAAATCGGTTAAGGCTGCTCTAGGTAATTGTTAAGCGATCGCGGGGAAAGTCACAATAAAGGGAGCGCTTATTTATCGTCGCTAGATTTTGCTGATGGATTTGAATGACTTGAATGCGATCGCTCCTCCAGAGCCTCCTACAGAAGCTCCCGCTTTTGTACATATCTCCGTCCTCAGTCGAGAGTTAATCGCAGGATTAGCTATTTCTCCGGGAGGGCATTACCTCGATGCGACTGTCGGCGGCGGCGGTCACAGTCGCTCTATCCTTGAAGCCTCACCCGATGTCCGCATTACTGCTATTGACCGGGACGAACAGGCGATCGCTGCTGCTTCTGCTAGCCTCGCAGATTATACCGCAAAAATTGAATTTTGGCAAGGAAATTTTGCCGATTATGAGCCGCAAGAGCGGAAATTTGATGGAATTATTGCCGATTTGGGCGTAAGCTCTGCCCAATTCGATATAGCGGAACGCGGCTTTAGTTTTCGCCACGAAGCTAGCTTAGATATGCGGATGGATCGGCGACAACCTCTAACAGCAGCGGAAATAATAAACCGCTGGGAAGAGGCACAACTTGCAGATATCTTCTTTAAATATGGAGAAGAGCGGCTATCGCGGAGAATTGCGCGGCGGATTGTAGAAAAGCGCCCCTTTAAGACAACAACAGACTTAGCCTACGCGATCGCAGGTTGCGTCCCCCGCCAATATCGGTATGGCAAAATTCACCCAGCCACCCGCGTCTTTCAAGCACTGCGGATAGCAGTTAACCAAGAATTAACATCGCTAGAAAAATTTTTGAATAAAGCACCAAATTGGCTAAAGCCAGGTAGCAAAATTGCGATTATCAGTTTTCATAGTTTAGAAGACAGATTGGTAAAGCATGGATTGCGAGAATCGGAGATATTGCGAGTATTAACTAAAAAACCAATACTGCCACAAGAAGATGAAATGGAAAATAACCCGCGATCGCGTTCTGCCAAGCTGAGAATAGCTGAACGAATTGCAGAATCATGAGTTATCAACTATCACTTCAAAGTTCTTATCCCGCGTGGCAATTCGACGCGAAACGTAGAGCCTACCCCCAACTCGCTTTCTACCAAGATATCGCCGTTCATCATGCGAACTAAGCGATCGACAATAGCTAACCCTAAACCAGTACCGTTGCGATCGCGTGTCAGGAAGTGATTAACTTGGCGGAATTCCATAAAAATATTTTCCAAGTCAGACTCAGCGATGCCGATGCCAGTATCTCTGACAGCTATCCCGACTTTATTTGAGGATAGTTCATAGACCTCAACGCACACGCTGCCAACGTCGGTGAACTTAATCGCATTGGAGATAAGATTAATCAAAACCTGTCTCAGACGAACTTTGTCATTGACAACAGAAATCTTATCGCGATCGCACTTAAAAGACATTTCCAAATGCTTCTGAGTCGCCAGACTATGCAGTTCTTCAACCGTATCCGTCACCGTTTCAACTAGGTTAAACTCTTCCGGTTGGAGTTCCAGACTTCCCGACTCTAACTTAGAGAAATTAAGGATATCCTCAATCAGCGTCAACAAATGTTTCCCACTGTTAAAAATCCGCTCCACCATATTTGCTTGGCGTTCGCCTAGCTGATTATTCGGTTGGCGCAACAGCAGTTGAGAAAAACCCAAAATCGCATTCATGGGAGTACGCAGTTCGTGAGACATGAGGGCCAAAAACTGCGATTTCAGGCGCGTTATTTCTACCAATTCCAAGTTTTCCAGCTCATAAGAGCGAAGTTTTTCCTCGGCTTCCTTGCGGGCGCTGATGTCGCGTATCATCCAGCGCAGGGTAACTCCATCTCTGGTGTCGCCGACAGCAGCTACAGTCAAGGCAGCATCAAAATCCTTACTTCCAGGGCGTTTCAGCAGCACATCCCACTCCTGAACGCCGCTTGCGGTACGCAACTGCGTGAGATGGTTACGAAACGACCGACGGCACTCCTCAGCCACAAAAATGATTATCGGTTTGCCGACTATATACCTTTGCGAGACCCCAAAGAGAGAGGCGGCGGCGCGGTTGGCTTCCCAAATCTTTCCATTCGCATCTGTCACTAGGTATCCGTCTGGCGCAAACTCAAATAGCTCATGGTAGCGCTGGCGTTCTGCTTCCACTACTTCGCGCGTCGCTATTAATTCCTCATTTTGCTGGCGTAACTCCTCTTCAGCGACGTGCAGTTCTTCCAAAGCGGTTTGTAGTTCTGCCCACGATAGCGCCATCAGTTCTGTTTTGCCGCAGGGCGATTCCCTGACGTGCTGCTTTAGTGCTTCCGTCCTCTGCCGTGCAGCCTCTATCTTTTGAGTAAATTGGTCTGTTTGAAGGTGGGAAGTCATATCGGTTTGATGTTAAACTCTACGATCGCCAAGTTGCAGTTTGACCAAGTTAGAAAATAAGATTAGCGAAAACGCTTCAAACCAGCAGGTAAAATACACAAAGATTTTCACTTTTAGATTCAACTGCCGGGGAATTGGCTCGCTAGCGTCAGCGAAGCGAAGTGCATCAGCACGTTAGCGCAGATCGCATCCAGCCGCTGCCTAGAAGAATTTGGATGCCTTTACATCCCGGAGTCAGCAAGGGCTGACGTTAGTCACCAACATTGTGACCCACTACAATTCAACGGCGCGGTAGTACTGATAGATTTGGGAAATAATGCGATCGCTCTTAAAGTTTGCCAAGTGCAACTGTGGTCAATATAAGGGACACTATTCTCTGATAGCAATAACCACTACACTTATGAATCCGCTTTGAGACTGATAGAAACTAAACTAAAGTCTGAATATATTTTTGAGGCGATCCCGGCGACAATGCCACAACGCTAATTTTCCTTCTCAATCAACAAAATTACGCCATAAATCTCCGTTTTTGCCATTAGGGGTGAAAGGGTGACTTTACACTTAATCTTCCTACCACAACGATTTATAGCCTCCAGCGTTACTTGGCGATCTTGCGCCTTTCCTGCTAGGCATAGGCAAATGCGCTGTCTGAGTTCCTCCACTGGCAAGCCAATATCCAAATGCATAAAATTAGAAGCCTTAACTTCTTCGCTCCGCAGCCCCCACAAATCCTCCGTCTGGTGGTTCCAAAGCTGGATGTGCAAATCTCTATCCACAACTACGACAGCAATTTGCAAACTAGCCAAAATAGTCTCTAACAACCCGTTCGCTTGGCACAATGCGTCCTTGTGCTGATGCAGTTGTTTGTTATCTATTAAAAGCTCATCCTGGCTCGTCTCCAGTTCTTGGTTGGTTGCATGCAGCTCCTCTGTGATAGTTTGCAGTTCTTGATGTGCGGCGAACAGTTCTTCTTTTTTATGCTGCAATTCCTGATTTTTTAACTGTAATTGTTCGATAGAGTTTCGCAGTTCCCTTTTAAACGTTTCTATCATATAGTTCTGATAGTGAAAATAGTGTTGAGAATAGTCATCTTGCCTGATGCGTACTTGGTGAGTTAATAGGGGCAAAATAAATTTCCCCCACTTCCCTTTACTCTTCTTTTCCCAAAGCTATAATACTCATCCAAAACTACCTTAAACCCCTGGTTTTTTGGCAAGATTGAAAGCGTTTACATATGTTATTGCCACGCCATCAATTGCCGTTGCAAAGTTTCTAGGGTTGTAATAATCTCTGCGTTCATTCAGAATCTCCATTCTGCTCATCCATCACCAAAATTGCTCCCCTAATCTCTGTGTTTATCCCCAGCAAAGGCGTACAGCTAACTTTGCACTGAATCGTCCTACCGCGCCGATTTATGGCATCAAGCATAATGTAATGATATGAGTATTCCCCTACTAGGCAGCCGCGAATGAGCTGTCTGAGTTCCTCGACGGGCAACCCAATATCCAAATTCAAAAAGTGCTGTCCCTGGACTTCTTCGCTCCGCAACCCCCATAAATCTTGAGCTTTGTAGTTCCAAATCTGGACGTGGAAATCGCGATCCACCACTACGACTCCGCCGCGCAGGCTGGTCAAGATAGACTCTAAAAATGCATTAACTTGGTTGAGTTCTTCACTGCGTCGGCGCATTTCATCGTTTACCGCCTGCAATTCTTCGTTAGTCGATTGTAGTTCTTCATTCATAGTCTCCAGCTCTTCATTAGAAGATTGCAGCTCCTCATTTGTTGTTTCTAACTCTTCATTGCTGGACTGTAGTTCTTCGTTAGTTGTCTCTAACTCTTCATTGGTCGCTTGGAGTTCCTCATAAGCCATTTCTAGCTCTTGGTTTGATTGTTGCAAATCCTCCTGTAGCCGTTTGTAGCGGGTGACATCGGTGAAGGAAATAGCGATGCCCAGCAGATTGGTGTTAAATTCCTGTAGAGGTGTGAACTGCACCTCTAGATAAATGGTGTCGCCACTGAGGGTTTTTACTTGAATATCCTTCAAGTTCACCACTCGCCGTTCGCTGTAGGCTTGTTCGATGCAGGAGCGCAACTCTAGGGGACGATAAGAAATTTCTAAATCTTGCAAAGGTCGGCCCACATCGTTGGCATTTAGGTTAAACATCCCTCTAGCAATCGTGTTTGCCAACACCAGAAAGCCATTAACATCTACAATTACTTGAGCGACTGGACTGCTATCGAATGCGGCTTCAAGAATACGAGTGCGCTCTGATAGAGTGCTAGCTAAGTCCCTATCGTCAGTCTGTGCCATAAGCAACAAGCGATCGCGCATACTTATCTTCGCCACTTTGGAAAACACGCGCCGCTTTAAATCTACTGGTGTAAATGTATTTGTGTAGGTGAGCAACATCTCTGCTTTGCCCAAAAATAGAAACCCTTGTTCGTTGAGCGCAAAGTGAAAGCGGGCAACTATTTTGGATTGGGTTTCCGCATTAAAATACATCAGAGTGTTGCGGCACACTAGCAAGTCAACGCGGGGAATTGGGGCATCAACTGTTAAGTTGTGACGCCCAAAAATTACCGAACGGCGCAGATCTTTACGAAAAGTGTAGTAGCGAGGAGTAACGCGCCCAGGCTGTAGCTCCCAAGAATTTTCAACCTCTGCGGGAGCCGTTTGGTTAACGTTGATGACTTCATATGGCTCGAAATACTTTTCGAGCATTTCCTGGGGAATGTTTGCGAGATCCTTATATGAGTAAATGGCTTGTCGTGCTTGAAGCAAAGCTTCCTCATCCAATTCGGTAGCGTAAATTTTCACTCGCTCGCGAAACTGTTCTAACCCCAGCACCTCGGCGATTACCATCGCTATTGTGTAGGCTTCTTCGCCGCTTGCACATGCTGCGCTCCAAACTCGGATGGGTTCGTGAAGTTGCTTGCGAGCGACAATGAGTGGAATAATTTCTTCCTTAAGGTAGTCCCACGTTGAGCGATCGCGGAAGAAGGAAGTAACGTTTATTAATAAGGTATTAAACAGGTGTATGTATTCATCGGGATGCACTTCCAAATAGTCTACATAACTACTGTAGGTGTCAATTTCTACCGTCTGCATTCTTTTGTTTACTCGACGCATCAAGGTCGAACGTTTGTACCCAGTGAAGTCAAAACCCCTGCTGCGTTTTAGGTAATCCAGCAGAGTTTCAAACTCTGGGTTGAGATTCGATATAGTCATAGGAAATTAATGA
This window harbors:
- a CDS encoding HAMP domain-containing sensor histidine kinase produces the protein MTSHLQTDQFTQKIEAARQRTEALKQHVRESPCGKTELMALSWAELQTALEELHVAEEELRQQNEELIATREVVEAERQRYHELFEFAPDGYLVTDANGKIWEANRAAASLFGVSQRYIVGKPIIIFVAEECRRSFRNHLTQLRTASGVQEWDVLLKRPGSKDFDAALTVAAVGDTRDGVTLRWMIRDISARKEAEEKLRSYELENLELVEITRLKSQFLALMSHELRTPMNAILGFSQLLLRQPNNQLGERQANMVERIFNSGKHLLTLIEDILNFSKLESGSLELQPEEFNLVETVTDTVEELHSLATQKHLEMSFKCDRDKISVVNDKVRLRQVLINLISNAIKFTDVGSVCVEVYELSSNKVGIAVRDTGIGIAESDLENIFMEFRQVNHFLTRDRNGTGLGLAIVDRLVRMMNGDILVESELGVGSTFRVELPRGIRTLK
- a CDS encoding ROK family protein gives rise to the protein MFQSLNNPKEAPRSILALDFGGTKLAAAIVHFGEREWRSHKRMLSPADADAKADLANMRSLIHDLLQGEKPAAIGISFGGPVDAKLGKVRLSHHVPGWGNIPLREILEAEFQVPVSVDNDANVAALGEHRFGAGIGYESLFYITVSTGVGGGWILNGHPWRGAGGMAGEIGHVVVDPNGPICLCGKRGCVERLASGPYMAAAAREELHKQPLRGEILRSLANNNEDAITGQLISQAATQGDELALEILQRAGWALGVGIGNAANLINPQLFVLGGGVTKAGAQFWEVVRRVARETALPEVNFDIVPAALGDEAPLWGAVALAQEELN
- the rsmH gene encoding 16S rRNA (cytosine(1402)-N(4))-methyltransferase RsmH, whose translation is MDLNDLNAIAPPEPPTEAPAFVHISVLSRELIAGLAISPGGHYLDATVGGGGHSRSILEASPDVRITAIDRDEQAIAAASASLADYTAKIEFWQGNFADYEPQERKFDGIIADLGVSSAQFDIAERGFSFRHEASLDMRMDRRQPLTAAEIINRWEEAQLADIFFKYGEERLSRRIARRIVEKRPFKTTTDLAYAIAGCVPRQYRYGKIHPATRVFQALRIAVNQELTSLEKFLNKAPNWLKPGSKIAIISFHSLEDRLVKHGLRESEILRVLTKKPILPQEDEMENNPRSRSAKLRIAERIAES
- the rsgA gene encoding ribosome small subunit-dependent GTPase A, whose translation is MNLELLGWNSFFAKNCNSHLQQGYTVGRVAIEQKNAYILYTELGELSAEVSGKMRYQASGRKDFPAVGDWVVISVTNGEPRATIHDILPRKSKFSRKAAGAQTEEQIVATNIDTVFLVSGLDLDFNVRRIERYLILVWESGANPVIILNKADLCDRVEQRKAEVEAIAPCVPIIALSAIENQGIDALTAYLGAGQTVALIGSSGVGKSTITNQLVGSQIQAIQSVRLGDNRGRHTTTYRELIVLPSGGLLMDTPGMREIQMWNGSEGFQETFTDINTLAQQCRFRDCKHSNEPGCAVQEALFDGTLDEQRFRNYQKLQAELAYNNRKQDQKASLAEKEKWKKIHKAMRNNPKR
- the cynS gene encoding cyanase codes for the protein MEIPEITQKLLAAKQDMGLSFTDLEKILGRDEVWIAAVLYRQASASLEEAKLLIDALGLDEIYVQEITKCPLKGLGPVVPTDPLIYRFYEIMQVYGMPLKEVIQEKFGDGIMSAIDFTLDVEKEEDPKGDRVKLVMSGKFLSYKKW
- a CDS encoding NAD(P)H-quinone oxidoreductase subunit H → MAQIETRTEPMVLNMGPHHPSMHGVLRLIVTLDGEDVVDCEPVIGYLHRGMEKIAENRTNIMFVPYVSRWDYAEGMFNEAITVNAPEKLADIAVPKRASYIRVIMLELNRIANHLLWLGPFMADVGAQTPFFYIFREREMIYDLWEAATGYRMVNNNYFRIGGVAADLPYGWVTKCEDFCDYFLPKVDEYERLITDNPIFRRRVEGVGTITREEAINWGLSGPMLRGSGVQWDLRKVDHYECYDDFDWQVQWETAGDCFARYQVRIREMRESVKIIRQAIKGLPGGPFENLEAKRMAEGPKSEWNGFDYQFIGKKIAPTFKIPKGEHYVRVESGKGELGIYLIGDDNVFPWRWKIRAADFVNLQILPNILKGVKLADIMPILGSIDIIMGSVDR
- a CDS encoding CheR family methyltransferase, whose product is MTISNLNPEFETLLDYLKRSRGFDFTGYKRSTLMRRVNKRMQTVEIDTYSSYVDYLEVHPDEYIHLFNTLLINVTSFFRDRSTWDYLKEEIIPLIVARKQLHEPIRVWSAACASGEEAYTIAMVIAEVLGLEQFRERVKIYATELDEEALLQARQAIYSYKDLANIPQEMLEKYFEPYEVINVNQTAPAEVENSWELQPGRVTPRYYTFRKDLRRSVIFGRHNLTVDAPIPRVDLLVCRNTLMYFNAETQSKIVARFHFALNEQGFLFLGKAEMLLTYTNTFTPVDLKRRVFSKVAKISMRDRLLLMAQTDDRDLASTLSERTRILEAAFDSSPVAQVIVDVNGFLVLANTIARGMFNLNANDVGRPLQDLEISYRPLELRSCIEQAYSERRVVNLKDIQVKTLSGDTIYLEVQFTPLQEFNTNLLGIAISFTDVTRYKRLQEDLQQSNQELEMAYEELQATNEELETTNEELQSSNEELETTNEELQSSNEELETMNEELQSTNEELQAVNDEMRRRSEELNQVNAFLESILTSLRGGVVVVDRDFHVQIWNYKAQDLWGLRSEEVQGQHFLNLDIGLPVEELRQLIRGCLVGEYSYHYIMLDAINRRGRTIQCKVSCTPLLGINTEIRGAILVMDEQNGDSE
- a CDS encoding HAD family phosphatase gives rise to the protein MLAAILFDLDGTLVNTDPFHYKAWQEILREYGIEIDEFFYKTRISGRLNPEIIEDILPQLSLEEGVQFAEDKEARFRNLAPLLKPLAGLDEVMSWTKQCGLKRALVTNAPRKNVHFLLSVLGLTESFDSVILAEEAIAGKPDPAPYQLALNDLNITAEQALAFEDSPSGIRSSVGAGIRTIGIASTHDPKALYAVGAEKVVPDFTAESLWTLLKR
- a CDS encoding PAS domain S-box protein, yielding MPLLTHQVRIRQDDYSQHYFHYQNYMIETFKRELRNSIEQLQLKNQELQHKKEELFAAHQELQTITEELHATNQELETSQDELLIDNKQLHQHKDALCQANGLLETILASLQIAVVVVDRDLHIQLWNHQTEDLWGLRSEEVKASNFMHLDIGLPVEELRQRICLCLAGKAQDRQVTLEAINRCGRKIKCKVTLSPLMAKTEIYGVILLIEKEN